GAACTCTACTATACTATAATGTAATGACAAGTCATTTATTAATGATTATTATATGATTGCATGGAGATCAATCATGTAACTTCTAATTTTTTGAGTCAATGAAATTTCTAATTATCTCTTTTTGGTGTACTCATcctttcttttttgttattttcagACTATTGATCTTGAACAGTTAAAATTTATGATTATTTAGGATGTCACATTAGCTAGGTTATATTTTGATAACTATCTAAAAGTTGAGGATCAAGTGAACTCACTGGTAGAATTGCTAATGTTACATTTGATATGTATAAAGTTAAATTCTCAACAGTGAAAATGTCGTGCTTTTCTATATCATTAATCCATTGAACTACTAGTAACTTCAGTATGAAAAAACTTAAAACTCAAATACTATTTTGAAAcaagatttaaaaaaaacaagattaatgataagaaataataataataataataaatggtgGAAACTGGTTCAGCATTCAGTCCTTATTTTTTACATCCTTTCCATAGAGATTTCATTCTATACTTCACAATGATTCGGAATGTTCGAATACAGTCCCTAGAGAGTATTTAGTTTAATTAACCAGAATGGATCATCAAAACAAATACAGAAGAATTCAACTAGTGTAATGGCTTGTCTCTTGCTGTAAACAATTAATGACTCTCCTCTCTCTTGTTGTGAAGTGCTTCACTTCCATGAAACAAGACTGAAATCTCTCTTTCAACAATACCCAACTGCAAAATTTGTCCATTTTGCCTTGTAACAGAAGTCGCGATTCTATTTACCTTCAAGTGGTTCTCAAAGAAAGTCTTAGGACGGCTCATAAAGACCCAACATATGCCCATCCACACACCTCAATGCAGCAACCTACAAGAGCCATGTACGGTTTATGAATGATGGTTGTAAACTAATGCTGATTGCAGCACAAAATTCTGAATCAATATGTAGACAACAAGCGTAAACCAGTAATAGATTGCCAGTTAACAACTATAAGCAAACCATATAGATATGAACCAATCCTAAGCAATAACACAGCTTTATAACACGGGAAAGAAACTTATGTCCGTTCAACTTATAATGGTTTAGAGCAGCAGATCAAATTGCAATCTCTTTTTAtgctaaaaaaggaaaaagaaaaagaatgccAGAGTCGTGAAACAGAATAGCACAGCTAGCAACTAGGATAAATAGTTCAGATTATTCAATAATAATATTACTACAATAACAATGATGCTAATGACTTAAAGCGACAATAAGAGTAGACGAATAACCTTATGAAATTTTGGTTACCTTTCCATGGATTTCATATTTGATGGGGCCATCCAACTCAGCACCTAAAGCCAATAGCTTAGAAACTGAGTTATTTATATCAGCAACTGTAAAGGACAGGAGGGATGAGTATCCCTTCTGCACAACAACGTCACTGTAAAACTAAAGTTAGCAGCTAACCAGTTGTCTGATGTTCAttaacaaaaaatcagaatcacaaaCAGGAACAGAGCGACCAATTGATACAAACTAATTTTAATCAGTAAGCAAAGACAGATAATTGTCATAGTTGTGCCAGTTTGAGCTGCAGGCTAAAACTTAAAACTATTGCACGCAATATTGTCAATCGGCTACTTAATGAAGTTTTGACagaagaacaaaaaagaaaaaggaccGTAGGGCCATCACACACATTCTCGGGTCCTGAGATCATATATTAAGATCTGATGATTGGATAGAGGAGCAATGACTTAAAAAGCAGCTGAATACAAGCCACAGAATACAGTAAGCCAA
The Nicotiana sylvestris chromosome 11, ASM39365v2, whole genome shotgun sequence DNA segment above includes these coding regions:
- the LOC104210765 gene encoding uncharacterized protein translates to MAASLRWVLQLHKDVPKAARFYSEGLDFTINVCTHRWAELQSGPLKLALMHSPSDVVVQKGYSSLLSFTVADINNSVSKLLALGAELDGPIKYEIHGKVAALRCVDGHMLGLYEPS